One segment of Methylotuvimicrobium sp. KM2 DNA contains the following:
- a CDS encoding plasmid pRiA4b ORF-3 family protein: MTNIVYQIKVSLDGSTPPIWRRLLVSEHASLQQLHDIIQVAMGWLDSHLHQFIAEGVFYGLPDEEFDLKDESQHRISELLNQEMQEIKYEYDFGDSWMHTITLEKILSNDDNSGHLPRCIEGERAAPPEDCGGIPGYENLLKILSDPENPQYDEMLERLAIDEFDPAYFDMEDVNDELLDL, encoded by the coding sequence ATGACAAACATCGTATATCAAATCAAAGTGTCGTTGGATGGCTCTACTCCGCCTATCTGGCGTCGTTTGTTGGTGTCGGAACACGCAAGCCTGCAACAATTACACGATATTATTCAAGTTGCGATGGGATGGCTTGATTCGCATTTGCATCAGTTTATCGCCGAAGGCGTTTTTTACGGCTTACCGGACGAAGAGTTTGACTTAAAGGATGAAAGTCAACATAGGATTTCTGAACTTCTGAATCAGGAGATGCAGGAAATTAAATACGAATACGATTTCGGCGATAGTTGGATGCATACGATAACGCTGGAAAAAATCCTATCTAACGATGACAATAGCGGCCATTTGCCCCGTTGTATAGAAGGCGAACGCGCCGCGCCGCCTGAAGACTGTGGTGGTATTCCAGGTTATGAAAACTTGCTCAAAATATTAAGCGATCCGGAAAATCCGCAGTATGATGAAATGCTCGAACGTTTGGCAATTGATGAATTCGATCCGGCGTATTTCGATATGGAAGATGTTAATGACGAGTTGCTGGATTTATAG
- the rlmD gene encoding 23S rRNA (uracil(1939)-C(5))-methyltransferase RlmD, translated as MARRKRERKKLPETPVRTVIDSLTHDGRGVAHVDGKAVFIDAALPGEELEFLYTDIRRDFAEGRVVKLLSKAEHRVEAECPHYDLCGGCSFQHVASSEQIHIKEELLKEQFKRIGKLDIPEIWPSLDGPHWGYRRKARMGVKYVAKKGRVLVGFREKRQPFLAEIESCKVMHPIVGTRLMALSEMIGGLTIREKIPQIEVAIGDEDCVLAVRVLEPPTDEDKERMRSFAHKHNVILCLQSKGPDTIAPIDGEPVVTPTYALPDHDIVFRFRPAMFTQVNYEINRLMVNRVIEALDLTKDDVVLDLFCGLGNFTLPMARYAGKVVGIEGDLPLVNHARANARLNNLDNVEFHAADLSKAIVDLPWAKQRYNKILLDPSRAGASEVLHHFKHWQPESIVYVSCNPSTLARDAGILVNDLGFKLVKAGVMNMFPQTAHVESIALFNAADR; from the coding sequence ATGGCGCGGAGAAAAAGGGAACGTAAAAAATTACCGGAAACACCGGTTAGAACCGTGATCGACTCGCTGACGCACGATGGGCGAGGCGTCGCTCATGTCGACGGCAAGGCGGTATTCATCGATGCTGCATTGCCGGGTGAGGAGCTTGAATTCCTCTATACCGATATTCGCCGCGATTTCGCCGAAGGCAGAGTCGTCAAACTATTGAGTAAGGCCGAGCACCGTGTCGAGGCCGAATGTCCGCATTATGATCTATGCGGCGGGTGCAGTTTTCAGCATGTCGCTTCAAGCGAGCAAATCCATATTAAAGAGGAATTGTTGAAAGAGCAGTTTAAGCGCATCGGTAAGCTCGATATTCCGGAAATTTGGCCGTCGTTGGACGGACCGCACTGGGGGTATCGGCGCAAGGCGCGCATGGGCGTCAAATATGTCGCGAAAAAGGGGCGGGTATTGGTAGGCTTCCGTGAAAAGCGCCAACCGTTTTTGGCCGAAATCGAAAGCTGCAAAGTCATGCATCCGATCGTCGGAACACGCTTAATGGCTTTGTCGGAGATGATCGGCGGCTTGACGATCAGAGAGAAAATCCCGCAGATCGAGGTCGCGATCGGCGATGAGGATTGCGTGCTTGCGGTACGTGTGTTGGAGCCGCCGACCGACGAGGATAAGGAGCGAATGCGGTCTTTTGCGCATAAGCATAATGTGATCTTGTGTCTGCAGTCGAAAGGCCCCGATACGATCGCGCCGATCGATGGCGAACCTGTGGTAACCCCGACTTATGCCTTACCGGATCACGATATCGTTTTTCGCTTCAGGCCGGCGATGTTTACGCAGGTCAATTATGAAATCAACCGGCTCATGGTTAATCGGGTCATCGAAGCGTTGGATTTGACGAAGGACGATGTCGTGCTGGATTTGTTCTGCGGGCTTGGAAACTTTACCTTGCCGATGGCCCGTTACGCAGGAAAAGTGGTCGGTATCGAAGGCGATTTGCCGTTGGTGAATCATGCACGGGCGAATGCCCGCTTGAACAATCTGGATAATGTCGAGTTTCACGCGGCCGACTTGAGTAAGGCGATTGTCGATTTACCGTGGGCGAAACAACGTTATAACAAGATTTTGCTCGATCCGTCGCGCGCCGGCGCATCGGAAGTATTGCACCATTTCAAACATTGGCAGCCCGAAAGTATCGTTTATGTTTCGTGTAATCCTTCGACCTTGGCCCGCGATGCCGGCATATTAGTAAACGATTTAGGTTTTAAACTGGTAAAAGCCGGCGTCATGAATATGTTCCCGCAAACCGCGCATGTGGAATCGATTGCGCTGTTTAATGCTGCTGATCGGTGA
- a CDS encoding YdbL family protein: protein MKKISIIGALLLTACVTINIYFPAAAAEKAADQIIKDIQQTTDSSQKPQSDLQSLKIVFYRLIDGILNVVISPAHAQQADLSIDSPEIRRLTASMQNRFSSLKPYYDAGYIGIGSDGLLVVRDPFAVPLRDRTQVNRLVAAENADRNKLYQAIANANGQPNWFAQIKSTFAARWIGNARSGWWYQAPNGSWRQK, encoded by the coding sequence ATGAAAAAAATATCGATTATCGGCGCCTTGCTGCTAACGGCTTGCGTGACGATTAATATCTATTTTCCCGCCGCTGCTGCGGAAAAAGCGGCGGATCAAATCATTAAAGATATACAGCAAACGACTGATTCATCCCAAAAGCCCCAAAGCGACTTACAGTCGTTGAAGATCGTGTTTTATCGATTGATCGACGGGATATTGAATGTCGTGATTTCTCCGGCGCATGCGCAACAAGCCGATTTGTCGATCGACTCGCCCGAAATCAGACGTCTGACCGCATCGATGCAAAACCGTTTTTCGTCATTGAAACCGTATTACGATGCAGGCTACATAGGTATCGGTTCGGACGGTCTTTTAGTGGTCCGTGATCCTTTTGCCGTGCCTTTGCGAGACCGAACTCAAGTGAATCGCTTGGTGGCCGCCGAGAACGCCGATCGTAATAAGCTCTACCAGGCCATCGCCAATGCCAATGGCCAGCCCAATTGGTTCGCGCAAATCAAATCGACGTTTGCCGCGCGTTGGATCGGCAATGCTCGGTCCGGTTGGTGGTATCAAGCACCGAACGGCAGTTGGAGACAAAAATAA
- a CDS encoding C4-dicarboxylate ABC transporter → MSSTVMALDSVGLTIATFEAEGWLLEGVDIRLSEFAAPSQNVVLSVQSLGLPAPFDEITFVGIECSDFSWRDDEIHCFKGRAKINSAWLQSPAFDFRFSIGTHRSEVRIERLKAGGGEIDVHASVEDERWTLQVNSRGLQSGAIKPFIDSDDFQIGAGRVDIDISAEGPGIELNKLSVYARLKGLSGQATDGSLAGEDIDAVWSFRAGSVTGNWQWLSRIEFAKGALYLEPWFVELPPETVSINSAGTWHVDSRRVDIVHVDFRHPGVFEVSGSGQVKMIPSLSLEQGRFFVHAENLQSVFGTYLDSLLLGTPAEGMRLSGRLSADTSIHNNTLLDLAVDIDGLNVSDSQSRLALTDGIGSLHWSAREGPAKPSVFAWQQLQLGNVPIDSAKISFLTEATSFRLLNKTRLPLLGGALAIDRFDWTARDNDEHDLFFIGELEDILLEELTQALDWTPMSGTISGKIPGVDYRENKLTLDGELTIDVFDGRIAISQLASSGLFSEFSQVYGSIEIDNLDLEQLTSKFKFGGIEGRLSGFVRDLYLENWQPVTFFAWLGTSDDDDSSRRISQTAVENLASIGGGGATDLISRTFLGFFETFGYERLGIGCYLHNGVCQLTGVEPAEQGYYIVKGGGLPRIDVMGYNPRVDWNVLLERLKRITMASDDMVIE, encoded by the coding sequence ATGTCTTCAACAGTAATGGCATTGGATTCGGTCGGCTTGACAATAGCTACGTTCGAAGCGGAAGGTTGGCTGCTTGAAGGTGTTGATATTCGGTTGTCCGAATTTGCGGCGCCGTCTCAAAATGTCGTTTTATCGGTGCAATCTCTCGGGCTTCCCGCGCCCTTCGATGAAATAACATTCGTCGGTATCGAATGTTCGGATTTCAGTTGGCGCGATGATGAAATCCATTGTTTCAAAGGCCGGGCGAAAATCAATAGCGCTTGGTTACAATCGCCGGCTTTCGATTTTCGTTTCAGTATCGGAACCCACCGTAGTGAAGTACGCATTGAACGGCTCAAAGCCGGCGGCGGCGAAATTGACGTGCATGCCTCGGTCGAAGACGAGCGCTGGACGCTTCAAGTCAATTCGCGCGGCTTGCAAAGCGGCGCCATCAAACCTTTTATCGATTCCGATGATTTTCAGATAGGCGCAGGGCGTGTCGATATCGATATCTCTGCCGAAGGGCCTGGAATCGAATTAAATAAGCTTTCCGTCTATGCCAGACTTAAGGGTTTATCCGGACAGGCAACGGACGGTAGTCTTGCCGGCGAAGATATCGATGCTGTATGGTCTTTCCGGGCCGGTTCGGTGACGGGCAACTGGCAATGGCTGAGCCGCATCGAATTCGCCAAGGGCGCTTTGTATCTCGAGCCCTGGTTTGTCGAGCTGCCGCCTGAAACTGTCTCGATCAATAGCGCGGGTACTTGGCATGTCGATTCGCGGCGAGTGGACATCGTGCATGTCGATTTCCGCCACCCCGGCGTATTCGAGGTATCCGGAAGCGGTCAGGTTAAAATGATTCCTTCTTTGAGTCTCGAGCAGGGACGGTTTTTTGTCCATGCGGAAAATTTGCAGTCTGTATTCGGCACTTATCTCGATTCGCTGCTCTTAGGTACGCCGGCAGAAGGCATGCGTCTGTCCGGGCGTTTAAGCGCCGACACGTCGATACATAATAATACGTTGCTCGACCTAGCTGTGGATATCGATGGTTTGAACGTAAGCGACAGTCAATCTCGCTTGGCTTTAACCGATGGAATCGGGTCGCTGCATTGGTCCGCTCGGGAAGGTCCTGCTAAACCTTCGGTCTTTGCTTGGCAACAGTTACAACTGGGTAATGTGCCGATTGACTCGGCTAAAATATCGTTTTTGACCGAAGCGACCTCGTTTCGCCTATTAAATAAAACGCGCTTACCGTTACTTGGCGGTGCTCTAGCTATCGATCGTTTCGATTGGACTGCACGCGATAACGACGAGCACGATTTGTTTTTTATCGGCGAATTGGAAGATATTTTATTGGAAGAGTTGACGCAGGCCTTGGACTGGACGCCGATGAGCGGAACGATTAGCGGCAAAATCCCCGGCGTCGATTACCGGGAAAATAAGCTTACTTTGGATGGCGAGTTGACGATTGATGTGTTCGACGGTCGGATTGCGATCAGCCAACTGGCATCTTCCGGCTTATTCAGTGAGTTTTCTCAAGTGTATGGCTCAATCGAGATTGATAATCTAGATCTGGAACAATTGACGAGCAAATTTAAATTCGGCGGTATCGAAGGGCGCTTGTCCGGTTTTGTTCGCGATCTCTATTTGGAAAATTGGCAACCAGTGACTTTTTTTGCATGGTTAGGCACGTCGGATGATGACGATTCGAGTCGCCGAATCAGCCAAACCGCAGTCGAAAATTTAGCCAGTATCGGCGGAGGCGGGGCTACCGACTTGATTTCAAGAACCTTTTTAGGTTTTTTCGAGACTTTCGGCTACGAGCGTCTCGGCATCGGCTGTTATTTGCATAATGGCGTGTGCCAGTTGACAGGCGTAGAGCCGGCCGAGCAGGGTTATTACATCGTCAAAGGCGGCGGCCTGCCGAGAATCGATGTGATGGGGTATAATCCTCGAGTTGATTGGAACGTCTTATTGGAGCGTCTGAAACGCATTACGATGGCGTCGGACGACATGGTCATCGAGTAA